The genomic interval TCCCTCAGATACAGAGAGCAGGAGACCTCGCTGACTTAGCAAGACCTGCACCTGTTCCAAAGTCACACACTGGAAAAACAAGATGAacagattcattttttttgcattctacTATTATGTGACTGAACTGTGTttacattctgtgtaaattaattGATTGCAGTATGaaatgatattctaattttgaTGAAAATTAGAATATAATTTCATACTGCAATCAATTAATTGCAGTATGCTGGATGTAATTGATAAAAAAGAGTGAAGTATATGTATGTGGTCACCTGACTAAACTGATTTTTAAGTGTCTCCACTTCTTTCTTCACCTCCTGATTCTCTTTTACCAAGTCTTGCATGAGAGACTGAAAACAGAACACATGGGTCTTCAGACACCTGATGTGGGTTCATTTTAAGTCTCTACGCTAAGAAGCTTTCTTTGGCAAACcattaaacattacagcaaCATCACAGTAACTGACAGTAACTGGTAAAGTTCAGGTTATGCTACATTACAAAAGTGAGAGTTAATTCTCTTGAGTCAATTAAACAACGAATAAAAGTGGGTAGAAAACATCAGGTTATTAGTGTAGtattacatttctgctggacagtAAAAGGAGTTCAGATGATACAGAACTAGAGAATGAGTCCTTACCTTGGACACTCCTTCCTCGCTGTCCTCCACTTGTCCGCTCGTGTCCGAGGTGGAGAGGCTCGGCATCTCTGTACCGCTGGACAGTTGCTCCTGTGCCGCCTTCTGCTGATCAATATGACTCGAGCTTTTCTCATCCAGCTGCGACTCACCGACATCTGCTTTCCTCACATCTGCTGCCTCTCTCTCGGCTTCAAGGCGCTCCAGCATacagaggatgttgtgcagCAGACTGCTCTGCTGAGTGTAAAGGTCATTAAGGTTTACATTTCCCGCTTCATAAGTGTCGTCGCACTGCTTTAGCTGTTCAAATAATTTTAAGACTTCTGACATTTTCGTACAGAATATGTTAATCAGTCTCTGTAAAAAATTGCTTGCTAGCAGTCTGCTGTCTAAGATACAGACGGATTGATTAATTGATGATTCGCGAACACGTGACGTCACAGTCAGCTACTACTCGAATTCGAATGTGTCACCGTAGAGACagcccatgtttttttttttgtttgttgttgtttttttgtttttttttgtaaacaggCATAGGAGACATCTGCATATCTAAACAGTTCTGATCTGAACTAGGTCCTCATATTTTTGACTCTACCAATTTTAcacatgcttttaataataataaaaaataaaataaaataaattaattaaattattatttttttattatttaatgtaattaattaaattaattaattaaatgaaataataaaaaaaatattatttcattacagCGATACTAAAAATAAACCTCTGGAGTATGTGgttaattttttcattttatacgTAAATTTTTCATTCATGAACAAACATTTGCAAATGGTTTTCCATCCTTTCCCCACCttaaaattgaattaaactaacttttttaaatctctttattTTACAAAGACCAAAAATCCTAAGATCCCTTAACTAACTTGAAGAAATATTTAAGAAAGTCCATGTATTTAGATGCTTTCCCCATGTTGTAAAATCTGAATGTTAATGTATGTTTACAATTGTAGTTGCTGTGTCCCTGACATGTCAATCTGTTGgaacatgtgtgtgttaataatgttcaatttacatattgttgttgtttttcatgcaATTGTAAGTAATTACTTTGCAATGCTTATGtaactgtttttcatttttatatattaataaaaaagagtctctctccctctctctctctctctctctctctcacacacacacatatagctatatttatttatttatttatttaaatttatactATGTAGGTCAGTTGGCTGACTTAAACTTGAATAAAaacttgaataaaaaaaaacaatttaactgatataaaattacattaactGTATTTgctatatgtatattatataatattcactgtcataaataattaaatatacactcacacccactttaataggaacagtTGTACTTTTTTATTCTTCAACTGTttagtttgggtgagtctgtacccatgatagcctcagattcctgttcttggcagtcaggagtagaacctgatgtggtcttctgctgctgttaCCCATCCACCTCAACTTCATCTGctttcaatgttttgtgcatgctgagatggttttctgctcaccacagttgtaaagcgTGATTATATAAGTTACTAAAGTGCCCTgtattaatattggcacccttggtaaatatgagcaaagaaagctgtgaaaaatcatctttactgtttaaccttttgatcttttgtttaaggAATTAATAAAAATACTCCACTCTCATGGATAACAAACAAgtgcaaacaaagcacaaaaacaaaatctttgttaaatataggtgttcaacaattattttagtcaatacttggTGCTAACTCCCTttgctctgagtcttctcctataatgcctgatgaggttggagaatacatggcaagggatctgagaccgttcctccgtacagaatctctccagatccttcacatttcgaggtccacactggtggactctcctcttcagttcaccccacaggttttctatgggtttcaagtcaggggactgggatggccatggcaggacctagATTTtctggtcagtaaaccatttttgtgttgattttgatgtatgttttggatcattgtcctgctggaagatccaaccacggtccATTTTAATCTTTCCGGCAgagtcagtcaggttttcatttaatatctgttgatatttgatcgagtccatgatgatgccatgtatactaacaaaatgtccaggtcctctggcagaaaaacagtcccaaaacattaaagcgcCACCACCATAtataaccgtgggcatgaggtacttttccacatagctacctctctgtgtgcaccaaaaccatctgatttcaatcaatggaatgataatcaggtgtgagtgagcgccctgttttatttaaagaacaggaatctattgaagtctgatcttcacaacacatgtttgtggaagtgtatcatggcataaaTAAAAAGTAGATTTCTCAGgtcctcagaaaaagagttgaaAAGGTTATacaaccatctctaaagagatATTGTAGCTACAAATGGAGGAAGTTCAAGACTATTGTTCCCCTCTCCAGGAGTgattgaccaacaaagatcactccgaGTATACACTATACTAGTACACGATCAGCGATTGTACGGTATTTTGGCAGGATGTTGTTCTCCTACATGCCACCAGAGAGCAGactttgctcatttatttaattctgtccCTCTTCCGGTTCTCGGGTGCAGGAGCGCCTCTGACGTCGAGGGAGTCATTTTACTTTCTTGCAAAACTTCTAAGTTTGCTGGTATTTCCAACCCACAACGTTTATTCCTAACATTTCAACTTGCTAGTTTAACTCGCTATTAATACTCTGAGCAGCAGTCCTGACTGACTGTTCGTGGTGTTCAGGAGTGAAGGAGCCGGTCTGAGTGTGGACTTTGCTCTGTGTTTGTTTACTGTAGGTGTGAGAAGTCTTGAATAGACGCACATTATCAAACCTAACTGCACGACTGGTTTCAGGCTTTATTCATAGACGACGAACAGGATGTCAGCGGTTAAAATAACCGAGGGAAGGGTGAGTGTGGGAATGTGTAGCCAGTCGTTGTTTTACCGCCAGGCTCTTCCCTCAGCTGGAGAGCCTAAGCTGTGTGTTTTGCTGCTGCACGGGATCCGATTCTCCTCACAGAACTGGCTCAGTATCGGTTCTCTCAACGCCCTGGCTGAGGCTGGATACCGGGCCTTGGCTATAGACCTACCAGGTAAATCACAGCACAAAGACTGTCTCTTTCCTTAGCCTTTATCACCGAAGTCACTAAAAAAGATTTTGCTCTGCATACCTATTCAAACAGTCGcagactcatttgcatattaatataTTCAACTGTATCATTTGCATATCGCATTACAAATTAGGGTGCAAGAAGAAGGAAGATTTCACTTagaatatcattaaaaaaaaaaatagagagagctAATTTGTTTCTtaaatcagtggttttcaaagtgggggccgccaggagGGCCTGCataatttggtgtgcccatccctcccactagtatgttttctctttctcactctgacaaccacacacacacacacacacacacaaaaaaaatcaattcctaatgtaatgtctTTTCAACACTGAAAAGCAATGAATTATCAACATTGAGTCAATTATTATTTAGCATTGAATGTTCAACCTCAACCAAAATGATGATTCTAATGGAATTTCAACATCGAATAAGTCACCTTGCTTTAATTCTTATAGAAAGAAACCATCTTTGGTCTTGGCACCATGCACAAGCCAAACCTTTTTATAAAACACAATACTTTCTGTCAAGgctgcagacaaaaaaaaacaaaacaaaaaaaaaactgtgatgGTGAGTAGTCGTGAAGGAAACTTGCTTTTATTACTTGTAATTATCTCCAagaaaagattttaaaacaaaGTGCTGTGATTGGTGATTGGgtgttgggaacaatggcgaTCGGTGATTGGTCACAAGCCCAACACAATCAGGCATTACACACTGATGGTGAGTGAAGCGAACCTGCTCTCTCAACCTGTCAGCATCTGTGATATGAGCTGGAGAGCCGTATTGAGTGCAGGACATTGACTCACATATGCTCAGAAAGTCAATAGATTTGTTGCTGGGCTCTTTTTTGGAATTAAAGTCACTAAAACAGTCTAAAAATTTGCCAAATCTAGCAACAAAGTTTCTAAGTTGACACAGTTgtaacttgtttgttttttgtaaatacaCACATGTAACTATGACTTATTTACATCCATATGCAAGTTTGTCACTTCATGTCTGTCGGGGGGGACCCAGTGGGATTTCTATCCTCTTTTTGGAGATGCAGTATTTTTGATGAACACACCTGACACATGGGAAGCCTATAGTGAATGTGTTTAGCCCATGCACGGTAGAGAAGTGTTCCACTGGCGAGAGCAGCAACACAAGCTGGGTAATTTCCCGTGGTGGCCCGTGAGAGCTTGGCCCTTGATGCATTTCTATGAGCAGTAAAACCGGCAAGCCTCCAGCAGCAGTTACAGCTCAAGGCCAGGCCAAAGTGGCTGAGTGAGTCACTCCAGCTGGCAGAAGAAATGGATGTGATTTTGGGAGAGTGTTGAGGTCCACACTACTGTGGGTAAAGGTGACAGCAACAGTGAGCAAGGGGAAGAAGACACATGGTGCATCAGGTGCACACTGCGGTCTGGTGCTGTACGGTGTTACATTGTacattacgttacttctctaGAAGACCAGGAAGAACGTTCCAGCCTCTGAGACAGGCAGGACTTAAAAGGCTTTAAAACAAGAGCAATTCATCTGCTTTGTCTAAAACAGCAGTATTTGTCCCCTTGCGCTCATGCCAATGTTCAGTTTCAATAAATAGCTCATTGTGTACAAACCATGATTTGTTCTTCCCAGTTACATCCAACGCTACATTATTTGTGGCTTGTGTTTTTCTGCTTGTATAGGCCTGGGCGAGTCGAAGGCAGCAGAGGCCCCTGCAGTGGTGGGTGAGCCGGCCCCTGCGGAGTTTCTGAGGCAGGTGTGTGACGGCTTGAACACCGGGCCTGTAGTGGTGATCAGCCCCTCTCTAAGTGGCATGTATTCGCTGCCCTTTCTCTTCCAGCACTCTGAACAGTTGAAAGCCTATATTCCTGTTGCTCCCATCTGCACGGACAAGTTCAAGGCTGAAGAGTACAAGGCTGTACAGGTCAGTGTCTGTGTGCGCATACATGTTTGAGTGATTGGATGCAGTGCCCATATTTATTGTGATCAACATCTTAAAACTTGGCTTGGCCTGGTTCTGGGCCAGCCACCCTTTAGATAATTTTCTGTTTAAGAAgtgctaaaatattaataaaaaaaggctttcatttattataacagaagtgatctgttagtaacgaggccgcgttgctcctcagGCGCAGTGTAGATGCGCTGATAAACagtgggagcgcgagtaagatctgtatttatgcattactttttatggatgcacaaaaagcacagagtCAGTCCTAAAATTAATTCTATATATCCtgctgtgtgtattgggttcttttcagttttgTACAAACAGTTGTCTAAAGTTTTAGTCtcaagtttatatttgtaacactcagtttgtggattttattttaagtaaacaaaaaaatggtactgaaaggtTGAACCCCCACCAAAAAATtcaaattaatcaaaaaaaataatcggccaactaatcgattatgaaaataatcgttagttacaGCCGTAGTTTCAGGGAAAATTTCTTCAAACTAGTGGAGTATTCCTTTTTGCCTTTTGCCTTGCCAAATATAAGCAAAGCAGTCACAGCAGTCAATGAAGCAATTCATTCTTGAGAGTACGATAACAAGCACTTAATAAAATTACTTATGCTTTCAAGTTGCATATgtaatttcatccatccatccgtcgtCTATGCCGCTTACCcttcagggttgtggggaacctggaacctatcccagggagcattgggcacaatcacatacactttcacacactacggacatgcAAATCATCctaacatgcatgtctttgtactgggggaggaaaccagagtacccagaggaatccCCCGCAGCACTAGGAGAACATTCAAACatacacagggcagcggtgggaatctGAATTTCATTGCACACCATtgataaataaaagcattacgAGTTTTATGGCATAATTATTATGGGTTTAACAGATTTATTTAGTTATAGTAAATGTATTTCTGAAGTGTAatgagatttttcttcttcttcataggTCCGCACTCTTATCGTGTATGGAGATCAGGACACTCAGTTAGGGGAAGTATCACTAAACAACCTGAAGAATCTGCCCAATCACAAGGTGGTGGTGATGCAGGGGGCTGGGCATCCCTGTTACCTTGATGACCCAGTGACTTGGCATAAAGTTGTTCTCGAGTTTTTGCACACGCTTTTGTAATTGAAACACTCCTAACCACATCACTTTTAACTGTGGGGTGATTACACAGTGATCCTATAGGATTTCTATTAATGATGCATGTAGTTTCATACCAAATCCTGCTTAAGTGAACACACAGACCCTTATAACCATCACCAAACTAACtggaagagggagaaagaaattGGCCATCCAattttggggcagtggtggcttaacggttaaggctctgggttactgatcggaaggtcggagGTTCATGGAGGTTCATACAGCTTCCACtgatgggcccttgagcaagacccttaaccctctttgctTCAGGGacgctgcatcatggctgaccctgcgctctgaccccagcttcctaacatgctggggtgtGCGTAGAAAATGCtgcgctgtaatgtatatgtgaccaataaagtctCTATCATCCTTCCACCTCAGCAAGGGAAATTATAGCTGTGGCATTGTCACTTTGAACCCCGTGAACAGATGCATCACTTCAGAGCCCCACCCCTCCACCTTCCCCCCCTTGATATTTTCTAATGCACACAGTATAAGAACACTTGATTTCTTAATTATAGATTATATCTGATCATATTATgtgccacacacaaaaaagaattttatttactttatctgAACTCCATTATTAACATGTATGTTGTATTTCAATGtcagattatttttttgtttgtttgagggCAGTTACATGGCCACAGCCAAAGCAATTCTACAACAGCTCTAGAAAAAAATTGTTCAATGCACTCGTCACGCtgttaataaacacacagtccAGACTGTGAgattttaataacaataataataaataaatcatttatcgTATGGCACAATACAGTATGTGAATGAAAAGTACTACATGTGAGATAATGTAATGTGAATGATACTGTATTGT from Ictalurus furcatus strain D&B chromosome 11, Billie_1.0, whole genome shotgun sequence carries:
- the abhd14b gene encoding protein ABHD14B codes for the protein MSAVKITEGRVSVGMCSQSLFYRQALPSAGEPKLCVLLLHGIRFSSQNWLSIGSLNALAEAGYRALAIDLPGLGESKAAEAPAVVGEPAPAEFLRQVCDGLNTGPVVVISPSLSGMYSLPFLFQHSEQLKAYIPVAPICTDKFKAEEYKAVQVRTLIVYGDQDTQLGEVSLNNLKNLPNHKVVVMQGAGHPCYLDDPVTWHKVVLEFLHTLL